The sequence CCCCTTCGCCATTGACTTTGACGCCACTGAACGTCCCGTCATACGTCAGCAGATTCCCACAAGATGGACTGTTGGCCTTCAGCACCGCCACGCGAATCCCGTGCTTCTGCACCAACTCCAGCGCCTGCCGCGCACCCTCCAGAAACTGCGCGCTGACATCCTCATCCTCAGTGGTGATCACCGCCGCAACACCATCCAGCACTTCACCACCCTGCCCGCCCGGAATCTCCGCTGCTGCCCGTGGCGTCGGCAAACCGCCTGCAACCTCCGGACACAACGGCACCACCCGCCCTTCGGCAATCCACTGCTCCAGCAGATCAAACGGCCCGCTCGCACCGCCGTCATAACGTACGCGATGCCCCAG comes from Pseudomonas sp. RU47 and encodes:
- a CDS encoding DUF523 domain-containing protein, encoding MDRILVSRCLLGHRVRYDGGASGPFDLLEQWIAEGRVVPLCPEVAGGLPTPRAAAEIPGGQGGEVLDGVAAVITTEDEDVSAQFLEGARQALELVQKHGIRVAVLKANSPSCGNLLTYDGTFSGVKVNGEGVTAALLKRHGVQVFSELELPQAALALAALD